One stretch of Oncorhynchus clarkii lewisi isolate Uvic-CL-2024 unplaced genomic scaffold, UVic_Ocla_1.0 unplaced_contig_8549_pilon_pilon, whole genome shotgun sequence DNA includes these proteins:
- the LOC139405170 gene encoding NLR family CARD domain-containing protein 3-like codes for MNKREQLTSNLSGEREEEGPASKTSLSGEHDTKTKSPIKQKRPASPVPNCVSMKSDQSMGQPISFREGDFSTEQRNQQERSESEILSGQSSQSHQTDLASIFSLLEEKIMTFVKNELKTFKRILSPELPEGFESQKQDKEVLDAEDEKQESSAREGALKITLHILRKMNLKELADTLEKNSDELAVICQRELKSNLKKKFQCVFEGIAKQGNPTLLNKIYTELYITEGGTGEVNNEHELRQIETTTRKQARPETAIKCNDIFKPLTGQDKPIRTVLTKGVAGIGKTVSVQKFILDWAEGKTNQDVQFVFSFPFRELNLMKEDKHTFIELLNHFSMETKQSGISIYNKYKVLFIFDGLDECRLPLDFPKNKICCDVTESTSVDVLLTNLIRGNLLPSALLWITTRPAAANKIPSGCVDQVTEVRGFNDPQKEEFFRKRFSDEDLASRIISHIKTSRSLHIMCHIPVFCWISATILEHMLKHKREEMPKTLTEMYTHLVVFHTKQKNEKYLGKEETGPHWNKESILSLGKLAFQQLVNGNLIFYEEDLKEAGIDVNEASVYSGLCTQLFKEECVLYQDKVYCFVHLSIQEFLAAVYVFLSFINNNQNLMDKLQTNDKSEVTFYKSAVDKALQSETGNLDLFLRFLLGLSLESNQKHLRGLLTKTRSSSQSHEETVKYIKEKIRENPSPERCINLFHCLNELNDHSLVEGIQRFLRSGSLSKPNLSPAQWSALVFVLLTSEKELDVLDLKKYSRSEEGLLRLLPVVKASRVVLLSGCGVTEEGCASLVSVLRSNPSHLRELDLSNNDLKDSGVKLLSDGLGNPHCKLETLRLSGCLVTEEGCASLVSALRSNPSHLRELDLSYNHPGDTGVRLLSAGLEDPHCRLEKLNVEHGGENRMKPGLRKYVCDLTLDLNTVNRHLSLSEENRKVTCRREEQPYPDHPERFEDCRQVLFKEGLTGRCYWEVERSGRADIGVTYKGISRRGRGDDCGLGYNDKSWSLTCSDNSYRARHNNILTTIDVSSTSSHRVGVYLDWPAGTLSFYRASSDTLTHLNTFTCTFTEPLYPGFWVQYESSVSL; via the exons ATGAATAAAAGAGAACAATTGACATCCaatctctctggggagagagaggaggagggccctGCCTCTAAAACGAGTCTCTCTGGGGAACATGACACCAAAACTAAGAG cCCAATCAAGCAGaagagaccagcctcccctgtacccaactgtgtgtccatgaagagtgaccaGTCTATGGGTCAACCTATATCCTTTAGAGAGGgagacttttctactgaacaaag aaaccaacaggagagatcagagtcagagattctcagtggtcagtcttcccagagtcatcaaacagacctggcctccatattcagt TTGCTTGAAGAGAAAATTATGACATTTGTGAAGAACGAACTGAAGACGTTCAAGAGGATTCTTAGTCCAGAACTCCCAGAAGGCTTTGAGAGTCAGAAGCAGGATAAGGAAGTGTTGGACGCTGAAGATGAGAAGCAGGAgagcagtgccagagagggggctctgaagatcacactgcacatcctgaggaaaatgaacttgaaggagcttgctgacacactggagaaaa ATTCAGATGAGCTTGCTGTGATTTGCCAACGTgaactcaaatctaatctaaagaagaagtttcaatgtgtatttgaggggatcgctaaacaaggaaacccaacacttctcaataagatctacacagagctctacatcacagagggtggaacaggagaggtcaataatgaacatgagttgagacagattgagacaacaaccaggaaacaagcaagaccagagactgcaatcaaatgtaacgacatcttcaaacccttaactggacaagacaaacctatcagaactgtgctgacaaagggagtcgctggcattggaaaaacagtctctgtgcagaagttcattctggactgggctgaaggaaaaacaaatcaggatgtccaatttgtattttcattcccttttagggagctgaatttgatgaaagaggacaaacacactttcattgaacttcttaatcacttctcaatggaaaccaaacaaTCAGGAATCTCTATCTACAACAAGTAcaaagttctgttcatctttgatggtctggatgagtgccgactgcccctagacttcccgaagaacaagatctgttgtgacgtcacagagtcaacctcagtggatgttctgctgacaaatctcatcaggggaaatctgcttccctctgctctcctctggataactacccgacctgcagcagccaataagatcccttcagggtgtgttgaccaggtgacagaggtacgagggttcaatgacccacagaaggaggagttcttcaggaagagattcagtgatgaggacctggccagcagaatcatctcacacataaagacatcaaggagcctccacatcatgtgccacattccagtcttctgttggatttctgcaacaatccttgaacacatgctgaaacataagagagaagagatgcccaagactctgactgagatgtacacacaccttgtggtgtttcataccaaacagaagaatgaaaagtatcttgggaaagaagagacaggtccacactggaataaagagagcattctgtcactgggaaaactggcttttcaacagcttgtgaatggcaatctgattttctatgaagaagacctgaaagaggctggcattgatgtcaatgaagcctcggtgtactcaggattgtgcacacagctctttaaagaggaatgtgtgctgtaccaggacaaggtgtactgctttgttcatctgagcattcaggagtttctggctgctgtatatgtgttcctctcattcatcaacaacaatcagaATCTAATGGACAAACTGCAAACAAACGACAAGTCTGAAGTTACTTTCTACAAGAGTGCTGTGGATAAAGCCTTACAAAGTGAGACAGgaaacctggaccttttcctccgcttccttctgggcctctcactggagtccaatcagaagcacttacgaggtctactgacaaagacaagaagcagctcacagagccatgaagaaacagtcaagtacatcaaggagaagatcagggagaatccctctccagagaggtgcatcaatctgttccactgtctgaatgaactgaatgaccattCTCTAGTCGAGGGGATCCAAAGATTCCTGAGATCAGGAAGTCTCTCAAAACCCAACCTGtcacctgcacagtggtcagctctggtctttgtgttgctgacttcagaaaaggagctggatgtgcttgacctgaagaaatactccagatcagaggaaggtcttctgaggctgctgccagtggtcaaagcctccagagTTGTTCT gctgtcaggctgtggagtcacagaggaaggctgtgcttctctggtctcagttctgaggtcaaacccctcacacctgagagagctggatctgagtaacaatgacctgaaggattcaggagtgaagctgctctctgatggactggggaatccccactgtaaactggagactctgag gctgtcaggctgtttagtcacagaggaaggctgtgcttctctggtctcagctctgaggtcaaacccctcacacctgagagagctggacctgagctacaatcacccaggagacacaggagtcagactgctctctgctggactggaggatccacactgcagactggagaaactcaa tgtggaacatggtggagagaacagaatgaaacctgggcttagaaaat atgtctgtgatctcacactggacctaaacacagtaaacagacacctctctctgtctgaggagaacagGAAGGTGACATGTAGGAGAGAGGAGCAGccgtatcctgatcacccagagagatttgaggaCTGTAGACAGGTGCTATTTAAagagggtctgactgggcgctgttactgggaggtagagaggagtgggagggctgatataggagtgacatataaaggaatcagcaggagaggaaggggtgatgACTGTGGTCTTGGATAcaatgacaagtcctggagtcTGACCTGCTCTGACAACAGTTACAGAGCCAGACACAATAATATTCTCACTACCATAGACGTCTCCTCCACCAGCtcccacagagtaggagtgtatctggactggccagctGGCACTTTGTCCTTCTATAGAGCCTCCTCggacacactgacccacctgaACACATTCACCTGTacattcactgagcccctctatccagggttttgggttcagtatgaatcctcagtgtccctgtaa